From Patescibacteria group bacterium:
TTGGTGCGCGGACTAGATTATTATTCTCGAACAGTCTTTGAGTTTTATATTCCGCGGGGAGACGATGAGGAAATGAATATGCTTGCCATTGGCGGCGGCGGGAGATATGATCAGCTTGTTGAATTGTTCGGCGGGATGCCTACGCCGGCGGTTGGGTTTGCGGTTGGTATAGAGCGAGTGATCTTAAAACTGAAAGAAATGCAGACGGCGGGAGAAGAGATCCCCATTGTCCAACAGCGAAAAATTGATATATTTATTGCACAGCTTGGCGAGCGTGCAAAGCGCAGAATGATGGTATTATATGAAGAGTTGCTCAAAGAAGGCTTTGCTATGGCGGAAGCATTTACCAAGGATAGTTTGAGGGCGCAGCTTGATTTGGCAAATAAACTTGGTGTGAAATTTACGGTTATTTTGGGTGAAAAAGAATTGATCGACGGAACGATTATTATCAGAAATATGGAAGGTGGCGAACAGGAAGTGATAGATAGTACCAAGCTTATACCGACCTTGCGCAAAAAGCTCGATGCATGGTCGCAGAAAACAACATCGTGATTATATTAATTCATAACGGTTGAAAAGGGGTGAACACACCATGCCAGAAATAAAACGAAAAACAAAAGAGTCGTTTGAGTCGGCATTGCGAAGATTCAACAAGCAGGTTCAGCAGAGCGGAAAATTGCTATCTGTTCGAAAATTGCGGTTCTTTACGCGTTCCAAGAACAGGCGAGCAAAGAAAGAAACTGCGCTGCGTAGAATGAAGATCGAGCAGAAGAAAAACTATCTCCGCAAAGTAGGCAAGCTCAAAGACGTCTTTCCGGGTGTCAAGGCTGTCATGAGATTGCAATAGCATTCGTTAATAACATTTCAGCGCCATGATTTGGAGGAGGAACAGTTTCATAGGGGCAGCTGTAGGTGTGGCACTCATAGTGCCAAGTGTTGTGTTTGCCGCAAACGGATTCGGAGCTTTTATAGGTGTACAGGGAGATGATGTACGCCTTATTGTGCTACGCGTGTTTCAGATATTTTGGATACTCGTCGGTATTGCATGCGCAGCGCTGGGCGGATACGGCATTTATTTGTACAGGTCAGCATCAGGAGATGAAGAAGAGCTGCATCAGGGCAAACGCTTCATGTTGATAGGCGCCATTGGTGTTGTAGTCGTGATTGCACTTTCTATTATATTGGCGCAGATCTATGGAAGCATGGCTAAAAAAACCGCCAGTCAGGTCGTGGGTACCGAAGTTGAATTCCCTTCGCAATTTTTTAGCGAAATGCTTGGCGCAGGAGGAAGGGTTGCAGAGCATTTTCCTACGCGAGATGCCAAAAATATTCCTCGGAATGCCCGTATTATTATTACATTTAAGGAATCCATTCGTATTGAGAGCGTTAGAGATGACGCAAAGAAACTAAAAACAGATGTTATTCGCATTCAACAAGTGTTTCCGCAAGTGACTGGCGTCATGGTGAATGCGGCGGGAGCTGTAGAAACAAATAGCGATCATACTGTTCTTACTATTGCTCCTGAAGCGCTATTCGGCGAGAAGAACAAAAAGTCTACCTATGCCGTTACGCTAACGAATGCACTACAGAATGAAAAAGGAGAAAAAATATTTTCTACAAACAGCGGCTACTCATGGCAATTTGAAGTCAGCGGACTTGTGGATAATACCCCTCCTCAGTTGGAATCTGCGCAGCCCCTGCCCCAAGCCTCTGGTATGCAGCAGCAGATTCGCTATCCCTACAATCACCTCATTCAGATGACATTTACCAAACCTATTGACCCATTAAGCATTACCGGCGACAAAATAGAAGTGATCAATGATGATTTGAGTACGAAAGTGCTCGGTAGTGTCACTGTTGGCAATGGATTTCGTACTGTGACATTTTTGCCGAAAACATCATGCGGGAAAAACGCATGCAGTGAGACAATCTTCTGCTTGCCACAAAAAAATAGGCTTCATGTAACGGCAAAAGCTGCCTCTCTGCCAAAGACAAGAAGTTCCGAGAGTCCGAATCGCGCAGTTTTTCCGTATGATGGCATCGTTGATGTGATGGGTAACTCTCTTGATGGTGGCGGAGTTAATGCAGCACAGAAGAATGGGAAATCAGACGGTCCTCCGACAGATTCAGTGACCTACTCGTTTGCTACATCAGACCAATTTGCAAGTACCCCACCTCAAGTGACCTACATCATGCCGAAGCGGGATG
This genomic window contains:
- the rpsU gene encoding 30S ribosomal protein S21, translated to MPEIKRKTKESFESALRRFNKQVQQSGKLLSVRKLRFFTRSKNRRAKKETALRRMKIEQKKNYLRKVGKLKDVFPGVKAVMRLQ
- a CDS encoding Ig-like domain-containing protein, which encodes MALIVPSVVFAANGFGAFIGVQGDDVRLIVLRVFQIFWILVGIACAALGGYGIYLYRSASGDEEELHQGKRFMLIGAIGVVVVIALSIILAQIYGSMAKKTASQVVGTEVEFPSQFFSEMLGAGGRVAEHFPTRDAKNIPRNARIIITFKESIRIESVRDDAKKLKTDVIRIQQVFPQVTGVMVNAAGAVETNSDHTVLTIAPEALFGEKNKKSTYAVTLTNALQNEKGEKIFSTNSGYSWQFEVSGLVDNTPPQLESAQPLPQASGMQQQIRYPYNHLIQMTFTKPIDPLSITGDKIEVINDDLSTKVLGSVTVGNGFRTVTFLPKTSCGKNACSETIFCLPQKNRLHVTAKAASLPKTRSSESPNRAVFPYDGIVDVMGNSLDGGGVNAAQKNGKSDGPPTDSVTYSFATSDQFASTPPQVTYIMPKRDGTKVDLTQPIQADFSSFMDLTSLHSSTFMLSKELNYWIVSTNDSANKKTTSQILHDTLKPNTIYKPEIQSAVKDITQQCFNPCIGPTP